The following proteins are encoded in a genomic region of Huiozyma naganishii CBS 8797 chromosome 9, complete genome:
- the KNAG0I02680 gene encoding uncharacterized protein (similar to Saccharomyces cerevisiae YCR090C; ancestral locus Anc_6.368) produces the protein MLYLTVAAELSENIVKVSTKNSETDPAEFCFDLVCTSCREMHDSPVTINSFEKHDMSGSRGEASFTLKCKFCQNECSINLSPFEDALYAQPQENKDKRKKHGLGKVALNEAVILQLDCRGCDLKVFHFDNLIFLVELASGKIMECQFEQGEDEWYDYDDDANEEVSITEFKYQFVKGK, from the coding sequence ATGCTGTACTTAACCGTAGCTGCGGAGCTCTCCGAAAATATCGTCAAAGTGTCTACTAAAAATTCCGAGACTGACCCGGCGGAATTCTGCTTCGACTTGGTGTGTACCAGTTGCAGAGAGATGCATGACTCTCCCGTAACAATTAACAGTTTTGAGAAACATGATATGAGCGGGAGTAGAGGAGAAGCATCTTTCACGCTAAAATGTAAGTTTTGCCAGAATGAGTGCTCTATCAATCTGAGCCCGTTCGAAGATGCCTTGTACGCACAACCACAGGAAAACAAAGAcaagaggaaaaaacaTGGGCTGGGGAAAGTCGCTCTCAATGAGGCTGTAatcttgcaattggatTGCAGAGGCTGCGACCTCAAAGTATTCCATTTCGATAACTTGATCTTTCTCGTCGAGTTAGCCTCCGGTAAGATTATGGAATGCCAGTTTGAACAAGGTGAGGATGAATGGTACGACTACGATGACGATGCCAACGAAGAAGTGTCGATAACTGAATTTAAGTATCAGTTTGTGAAAGGGAAGTGA
- the KIN82 gene encoding putative serine/threonine protein kinase KIN82 (similar to Saccharomyces cerevisiae KIN82 (YCR091W) and YNR047W; ancestral locus Anc_6.371), with translation MSNPAVDQPKGFQSLLGQKTRSMSFPKLFGKSNKPTSGAYSPPKNGSLEPPTVSSDDDHTESSVSLENSTFKKDAGPDMNNSTTHSDLGETSDKSVGVLEKTNPEAKPSLVRNTDENSDGSRTRFIKFKGLFGDGKNSHSETASNHSNNSKTNNESSDDIEGNSSSTSIRGKIKEHLIPSFHAKERFTPPLISPRMEHKNIFKEPISNIDHLPEEEIVTPVNFDKLISKPTKKNEESPIIVTKDADKNVDEVRSKIICNNHTNRKRAPSAPQFPTEHTLLASGATSPRIFSSTGFAPTNPFRNTTTVSSPLTEPFNAKKNESNGTNNNPYFPAIPNGTSTDSNLAVAGSSGRAGRSSSNVSLNNINENEEFDQFDDTNLSGVSPVLSPGRKNTGATSTYLTSPRSSVLSSDSKNNYTKGYKISNSFSEGKIGSEGTHTMLSSGIDGTKSFGFKHMPIASLSPPVFPSMKEPHRSTRLRTKSFSNKFQDVVVTPQSFDKIRLLGQGDVGTVYLVKEKTTRRLYAMKIFSKKDMIERKKVKRILAEQEILATSNHPFIVTLYHSFQTEDYLYLCMEYCLGGEFFRALQTRQTKCICEEDARFYTSEVIAALEYLHLLGFIYRDLKPENILLHRSGHIMLSDFDLSIQAVTNTKSPVVTTAQKSLIDTKVFSDGFRTNSFVGTEEYISPEVIKGNGHTAAVDWWTLGILLYEMLYGFTPFKGNDTKETFVHILKKDVTFPNSNDVSRTCKDLMKKLLNKNESKRLGSKAGAADLKKHPFFKKVQWSFLRNQEPPLIPVLSQNGFEFSSLSKNENVRKNGFKSDSLSDDDENEDGEEMKDEEKIMFEEIIEHDEEIQEDDPFRDFNSMSLMVSEAENDSLVYGDDKTYGKVSYTVNANRSRSNSTRNFFKRH, from the coding sequence atgTCAAATCCAGCAGTCGATCAACCAAAGGGGTTTCAGAGTCTGTTGGGCCAAAAGACTAGAAGCATGTCCTTCCCCAAACTTTTCGGGAAATCGAATAAACCAACTTCTGGTGCCTATTCACCCCCTAAGAATGGTAGCCTCGAACCACCTACTGTTAGCAGTGATGATGACCACACTGAATCAAGTGTATCCTTAGAGAACTCAACGTTCAAAAAAGACGCAGGTCCAGACATGAACAATTCCACTACGCATTCGGATTTAGGTGAGACCTCGGATAAGAGTGTAGGTGTATTagaaaaaacaaacccTGAAGCTAAACCCTCTCTAGTCCGGAATACTGATGAAAATTCAGACGGTAGTCGTACGAGGTTTATCAAATTCAAGGGCTTATTTGGAGATGGGAAGAACAGTCATAGCGAGACTGCTAGTAACCACAGTAATAACTCCAAGACCAACAACGAGAGTAGCGATGACATTGAGGGAAATTCCAGCTCCACGTCTATAAGGGGGAAAATAAAGGAACATTTAATACCTTCCTTCCATGCCAAAGAGAGATTCACGCCACCACTAATTAGTCCCCGCATGGAGCATAAGAACATATTTAAAGAACCTATTTCCAATATTGACCATTTacctgaagaagaaatagtAACGCCAGTTAATTTTGACAAGCTCATCTCAAAACCgacaaagaaaaatgaggAATCCCCCATAATAGTAACCAAAGATGCGGATAAGAACGTAGATGAGGTAAGATCCAAAATCATTTGTAACAATCACACAAACAGGAAAAGAGCGCCATCAGCACCTCAGTTTCCAACAGAGCACACCTTGTTGGCTAGTGGTGCAACGTCTCCAAGAATCTTTTCCTCAACCGGGTTTGCACCCACGAATCCATTTAGAAATACAACAACCGTGTCGTCCCCACTTACGGAACCCTTTAACgcaaagaagaacgagaGTAACGGTACGAATAATAATCCTTACTTCCCCGCCATTCCAAATGGAACTTCTACCGATTCGAATTTGGCCGTGGCGGGTTCCAGTGGTAGAGCGGGAAGGTCATCAAGCAACGTCTCTTTAAACAACATAAACGAAAATGAAGAGTTCGATCAATTTGATGACACGAATCTAAGTGGAGTGAGCCCTGTTCTATCGCCAGGGAGAAAGAATACTGGAGCAACATCCACTTACTTAACTTCTCCAAGATCCTCAGTATTGAGTAGTGActcaaaaaataattatACGAAAGGTTACAAAATATCAAATTCATTTTCTGAGGGTAAAATCGGATCAGAAGGTACACATACTATGCTATCCTCTGGTATTGATGGCACGAAATCATTTGGTTTTAAACATATGCCAATTGCATCGTTGTCTCCACCGGTTTTCCCAAGTATGAAAGAGCCACACAGATCAACTCGATTAAGGACCAAGTCATTCAGTAACAAATTCCAAGATGTCGTGGTGACGCCTCAGTCGTTTGATAAAATTCGGCTGTTAGGGCAAGGTGATGTGGGAACCGTTTACTTGGTAAAGGAAAAGACCACAAGAAGACTGTACGCCATGAAAATATTCTCCAAAAAGGACATGattgaacgaaaaaaagtaaaacGTATTTTAGCAGAACAGGAGATTCTTGCTACTAGTAATCATCCGTTTATTGTGACCTTATACCATTCATTCCAAACCGAAGATTACTTGTATCTTTGTATGGAATACTGTTTGGGTGGTGAATTTTTCCGTGCTTTGCAAACCAGGCAAACGAAATGTATTTGTGAAGAGGATGCAAGGTTTTACACCAGTGAGGTAATTGCTGCCCTTGAGTACCTACATCTTTTGGGTTTTATTTACAGAGATTTGAAGCCAGAGAATATCCTTTTACATCGGTCTGGGCATATAATGTTGTCCGATTTTGACCTTTCCATTCAAGCTGTCACAAATACAAAGAGTCCAGTAGTAACGACTGCTCAAAAGAGTCTGATCGATACCAAGGTGTTTTCTGATGGGTTCAGAACGAACTCATTTGTTGGTACGGAAGAATACATCTCTCCTGAGGTCATTAAAGGGAACGGTCatacagcagcagtggaTTGGTGGACTTTGGGTATTCTACTATACGAAATGCTCTACGGTTTCACTCCGTTTAAAGGTAATGATACTAAGGAAACGTTTGTCCATATATTAAAGAAGGACGTTACTTTCCCAAATAGCAACGATGTGTCACGGACTTGTAAAgatttgatgaaaaaactACTAAATAAAAACGAATCCAAGAGGCTGGGATCTAAAGCTGGGGCAGCTGATTTGAAAAAGCATccgtttttcaaaaaagttCAGTGGTCGTTTTTGCGTAACCAAGAACCCCCCTTGATACCGGTTTTAAGCCAGAATGGATTTGAATTCAGCAGTCTATCGAAGAACGAGAATGTGCGTAAAAATGGGTTCAAATCCGACTCACTAagtgatgacgatgaaaatgaagatggagaagaaatgaaagatgaagaaaagattATGTTTGAGGAAATTATTGAACAcgatgaagaaattcaggAGGATGATCCCTTCCGTGACTTCAACTCAATGAGTTTAATGGTTTCGGAAGCTGAGAACGATTCTCTGGTGTACGGAGATGATAAGACCTACGGGAAGGTCTCTTACACTGTTAATGCAAACAGATCAAGAAGCAATAGTACGAGGAACTTTTTTAAGAGGCATTAA
- the MSH3 gene encoding mismatch repair protein MSH3 (similar to Saccharomyces cerevisiae MSH3 (YCR092C); ancestral locus Anc_6.372) yields the protein MAAQPTISRFFKAVKKEPKDTNQDPPDECSDIGKTAETSISLSDEEDKYLGSIGDSRDGSSERSIDTKVQEEPAKRIVQQTPNPPADGTGASNVGSSLGKFALNGMDLPETDTNKNANSNSFAKRLNSILNDDTTVEDKDVIDKRPSKMLKVDDSKETKLTPLDEQVRSLKLQNMDKILLVRVGYKYKCFAEDAIIVSSILHIKLVQGKLTLDNSNPHDSQYKNFAYCSFPDVRLNINLERLIHENLKVGIVEQSETSSLKKQSENKSKSVFEREVTNVVSKATYGINVDKARSSKESPILGDTKSIWILKVVPTSEQLSKYSLVSVNLNSGEVIFDEFSDTASSSEQLITRVKYLDPIEVILQCSEKHVNRCLKNAECQITEIKEEDNRHLDAFNELKVDVPVPETLKELVAHLYHYLHQYNNENILLITDNYRPFTSKMFMLLDGNAMDALDIFSNEGKKGSLFWVLNHTRTPFGSRQLRNWVKRPLLNTTDIEDRLDAIECISEVINDIFFESLNHLLKSIPDLSHTLNRITYGRTSRREVYYFLKQICSLIDHFKLHQSYIENQILLPDGKIPKRSKLLPKWFQEMYEYLKDSNIPRILTMVNVAAVMEKDPEKQQIGFLNLNNYDNPAKIIDIQRNIESIQDEMNVELNNIRKFLKRPYLNYRDEVDYLIEVRNSQVKGLPDDWVKVNSTKSVSRFLTPKNTKLLQNLQYQKDLLLQETRSEFLVFLQKIKAEYTSLNKLIQKIANYDCILALAATSCAINYVRPKFETNKGQFVSIVKGRNAVIESLDRNYVPNDSNMYTNEGKITIITGPNMGGKSSYIRQVALLIVMAQIGSFVPAHSMELSLFDNIFTRIGANDNLLQGQSTFMVEMSEILHIIKRATPKSLLLLDEVGRGTGTIDGRAICYAILKYYLELVDCPLILFTTHFPDIGKQLRDTYQKAIKNFYMDYVEEQKPGESWQSVIFLYQLKEGLSEDSYGLNVAKLAGIDSEIINSAYQVSRKMKNEESESEKLLKLVLGLRSIFQSSENKAESNGEQFRRLLEICDN from the coding sequence ATGGCGGCGCAACCTACTATTAGCAGGTTTTTTAAAGCTGTGAAAAAAGAGCCGAAAGACACTAATCAGGACCCACCAGATGAATGTTCGGACATTGGGAAGACTGCTGAGACTAGTATCTCGTTGAGtgatgaggaggacaaATATCTTGGGAGTATTGGTGATTCGCGAGATGGGAGTTCAGAGAGATCAATTGACACgaaagttcaagaagagcCTGCTAAGAGAATTGTGCAACAAACACCAAACCCTCCTGCCGATGGGACTGGTGCTTCGAACGTTGGATCGTCACTTGGCAAATTTGCCCTGAATGGTATGGATTTGCCTGAGACAGATACTAATAAAAATGCTAATTCGAACTCGTTTGCGAAGAGACTGAATTCAATTTTGAATGATGACACTACGGTAGAGGATAAGGACGTCATCGACAAACGACCTTCGAAAATGTTGAAAGTTGACGACAGCAAAGAGACCAAATTGACCCCATTGGATGAACAAGTGAGATCTTTGAAACTGCAAAACATGGATAAAATTCTACTTGTCAGGGTTGGCTATAAGTATAAATGTTTTGCCGAAGACGCTATTATTGTAAGCAGCATCCTCCACATCAAGTTAGTCCAAGGTAAACTAACTCTTGATAACTCTAATCCGCACGATTCCCaatacaaaaattttgCGTATTGCTCATTCCCAGATGTCAGGTTAAACATCAATTTGGAAAGGCTGATCCACGAAAACCTTAAAGTAGGCATTGTGGAACAGAGTGAGACAAGCAGCTTGAAGAAACAATCGGAAAACAAAAGCAAATCTGTATTCGAAAGAGAAGTTACGAACGTTGTTTCAAAGGCAACGTATGGTATCAACGTTGATAAAgctcgttcttcaaaggaaTCCCCGATACTAGGCGATACCAAGAGTATATGGATCTTGAAAGTTGTGCCAACATCTGAACAGTTATCGAAGTATTCCCTAGTGTCTGTGAATCTTAATTCAGGTGAGGTGATTTTTGATGAGTTTTCTGATACGGCATCTTCGTCAGAACAACTAATAACAAGAGTAAAATACTTGGATCCGATAGAAGTAATATTACAATGCTCAGAGAAACATGTCAATCGCTGTTTGAAGAATGCAGAGTGTCAAATCACTGAGATAAAAGAAGAGGATAATCGCCATTTGGATGCATTCAATGAATTAAAGGTTGATGTACCAGTTCCGGAAACGCTCAAAGAGTTGGTTGCCCACCTGTATCATTATTTGCACCAATATAATAACGAAAACATTCTCCTAATAACAGATAATTATAGACCTTTCACGTCCAAGATGTTTATGCTACTTGATGGGAATGCAATGGATGCGTTGGATATTTTCTCCAACGAGGGTAAAAAGGGATCGTTGTTTTGGGTCCTCAACCACACTAGAACTCCATTCGGGTCAAGACAACTGAGAAATTGGGTTAAACGTCCCCTTCTGAACACGACAGATATTGAAGATCGGTTAGACGCCATCGAATGTATTTCAGAGGTAATTAATGACATCTTCTTTGAATCATTGAATCATCTTCTGAAAAGTATACCTGATTTGTCACATACCCTCAATCGTATCACATACGGAAGAACTTCACGCAGAGAGGTGTATTactttttgaagcaaaTATGTTCCCTGATTGATCATTTCAAATTACATCAAAGTTATATCGAAAATCAAATCTTATTGCCAGATGGGAAGATACCCAAAAGATCCAAACTATTACCGAAGTGGTTCCAAGAAATGTACGAATATTTAAAAGATTCAAACATTCCCAGGATTTTGACTATGGTCAATGTTGCGGCGGTCATGGAGAAGGATCCGGAAAAACAGCAAATAGGctttttgaatttgaatAACTATGATAACCCAGCGAAAATTATTGACATTCAGCGAAATATTGAAAGTATACAAGATGAAATGAACGTGGAATTAAACAACATCCGAAAGTTTCTCAAAAGACCTTACTTAAACTATAGAGATGAAGTGGATTATTTGATTGAGGTAAGAAATTCTCAAGTTAAGGGGCTTCCCGACGATTGGGTTAAAGTTAACAGTACGAAGTCCGTCAGCAGATTTTTGACTCCAAAAAATACCAAGCTTTTGCAAAATttacaatatcaaaaggACCTGTTACTCCAAGAAACAAGATCCGAgttcttggtttttcttcaaaagattAAAGCAGAATACACCTCATTGAACAAATtaattcaaaaaattgcaaactACGATTGTATCTTGGCGTTGGCAGCTACGTCATGCGCCATTAATTATGTTAGACCTAAATTTGAGACGAATAAAGGTCAATTTGTTAGCATTGTAAAAGGAAGAAATGCTGTTATTGAATCTTTGGATAGAAATTACGTTCCTAATGACAGTAATATGTACACCAACGAAGGTAAAATTACCATAATCACTGGTCCGAATATGGGGGGTAAGTCATCATACATTCGGCAAGTGGCTCTACTCATTGTAATGGCCCAAATTGGATCTTTTGTCCCAGCACACTCAATGGAACTAAGTCTGTTTGATAACATATTTACTAGAATTGGGGCAAATGATAACCTACTACAAGGTCAGTCTACATTCATGGTAGAGATGTCGGAAATATTACACATAATCAAAAGAGCCACACCTAAGTCGTTGTTGCTTCTCGACGAGGTCGGTAGGGGTACCGGGACTATAGATGGGAGAGCAATATGCTACGCAATATTAAAATACTATCTTGAACTAGTTGATTGTCCACTGATTCTATTTACTACGCACTTCCCTGATATTGGGAAACAACTTCGAGACACTTATCAAAAGGCGATCAAGAACTTCTATATGGACTACGTCGAAGAACAGAAACCGGGCGAAAGTTGGCAAAGCGTTATATTCTTGTACCAGCTCAAAGAAGGTCTGAGTGAAGATTCGTACGGGTTAAATGTGGCTAAATTGGCGGGTATAGACAGTGAGATTATAAATTCGGCTTACCAGGTATCGCGTAAGATGAAAAATGAGGAATCGGAAAGCgaaaaacttttgaaacttGTCTTGGGCCTAAGGtccatttttcaaagtagtGAAAACAAAGCTGAGTCAAATGGAGAACAATTTCGGAGACTGTTGGAAATATGCGATAATTGA